Proteins encoded together in one Anoxybacillus flavithermus window:
- a CDS encoding sporulation YhaL family protein, with amino-acid sequence MLITLLLAGIIISGYMAIRTAREERKIDEKLLEKEGEVYMERIRQAREQRQKALE; translated from the coding sequence TGCTTATTACATTGCTTCTTGCAGGCATTATCATTAGCGGATATATGGCGATTCGCACAGCAAGAGAAGAAAGGAAAATAGATGAAAAGCTGTTAGAAAAAGAAGGAGAAGTGTATATGGAGCGCATTCGGCAAGCGCGCGAGCAACGTCAGAAGGCCTTGGAATAA